The following DNA comes from Meles meles chromosome 8, mMelMel3.1 paternal haplotype, whole genome shotgun sequence.
cccctctccccgaGGAACCTTTGGATGTGGTCTCCCCTGGGGCCTGAATGCCTTTCCTGGGCCCACACAGTCCTCCAAGGCCTTCTGTAAGGCTCCATCTCGCCTGATTACCAGGGGTGTGCCGTGTCCATGGAGGCCAGATGGGCTCACACAGCTGGAAGGGCTTTCGGGACATGCTCGCccacccattttatagatgaggaagctgaggccagggaggggagagacttCCCCTAACAACCAGGTGGTTAGAGAGCTAAATACTAAGCCTGGGCCTCCCAGAGTTCCTGTCAGAGTTCCTGCTGCTGCCCCAGGCTGACAGGGACGTCTCAGCAGGCCCAGGGGTCAGGTCTGGCTGCCCCTGAGGTCTGGAAGCTGGACAGGACCCGTGGCTGAGGCAGGTGTCTCCCCTCAGCCCCTCTGCAGACACCAGCCTCCAGGGCAAGATGGCGGCCAAGCAGCCCCCTCCTCTCATGAAGAAGCACAGCCAGACGGACCTCGTGAGCCGCCTGAAGACCCGCAAGATCCTCGGCGTGGGCGGGGAGGATGATGACGGGGAGGTGCACCGCTCCAAGGTGGGCTGAGGGGCCTGAAACTGGCCTCACCCCGGGGTCCCCCTCTGAACCCCCATCTGGGAAGGCGGGTCCAGCCTGCCGTTCGGGAGCTGTGGAGCTGTGGGAGCACCTActtggctcatttttttttttttctaggaactTCATGGAAATATTAGGGGAATAATGACAAAAAGAAAGATCGTTAGAATGAATTTCATGCTTACTGTGTGCCCGTTGCCGCGCCAGTTGCTTTATAAGTCTGATTTAATCTGGCTAGTCCTGGGAGATAGTTATGAACCCATTTTAtcgataaggaaactgaggctcagagaggtcagggaCGTGGGCGAGGCCACCCAGGCAGGGGCACAGCCAGGCTTTAAGCCCGTGTCCAGCTGAACCCTGAGCTTTTATTCTTAGCAACGTATTTTCAGCTTCCTGTAAGCTCTGGTGTcaagaacaggcagagggaggtggcCTCAGTGTGACCCTCCCAGCCTGGGTGACCCTTTGGCTAAGCAGAAGTAGCCAGGTGGGTCCCTGGGCATGCCAGGGGGGCTCAGGGAAGGGAGTGAATGGGCGCCCCTGACCCTGTCTTTGTCCACAGATCAGCCAGGTCTTGGGTAATGAAATCAAGTTTGCTGTTCGGGAGCCTCTGGGGCTGAGGTGAGCGTCGAGGGTGCGTTTGGGTGGGTGCCTGGCTATGGGGAGGGGTGCTGCTTGAGGCCCCACCTTGTCAGCTTCGTCCCTGTGTCCCCATGCCCGTGACTCCATCCCATCTCGTTCCTCTCTCTAAAGCCAGCCATCCCTGGACATCTTGGCTGGAGAGGGGAGGGTCCCCTGGGCCCTGCAGGTGGCAGTGAGGGGGCCTGGCTGTGACTTCTCTCTCCACATGTCCCCAGGGTTTGGCAGTTTGCTTCTGCTGTGCTGTTCTCCGGCATTGCCATCATGGTGAGAcacgcccccccccgcccccgccctcacccccgcccctggGACCTGGCCCTAGGTCTGGCTCCCTGTGTCCCACCCTGGGCCTCTTCTGGAGGTTCATTCCCCATCCTGGGGCCCCTGCTGCCTCTCACCCAAGGCCAACGTGCTAAGTCCCTACCTGTCAGGGCGCTCCAGCCCCCTCCCAAGTCGCGGGTCCGGACAGTCCTTCCCATCTGAACCCTGCCTGTTCTGGAGTatcctagatcccaggacccatgttCCTGACTCAGTGCTTCTGGGAACCTAGAGCCTTCCGTCCTGGCACGGGAGTGTGGTGGAGAGTCAAGGCACTTCGGCCTGGATTCCGGGGGGAAAGATGTCCAGGAGACATTCCAACTTTCCCCTGAACTGCCCACCCTGTCCACAGGCCCTCGCTTTCCCTGACCAGCTCTATGATGCCGTCTTCGACGGAGCCCAGGTGACCAGCAAGACCCCCATCCGTCTCTACGGCGGGGCTCTCCTCAGTGAGTGTTGCTGGGGCAGACGTGATGGGCAGCTGGGGCCCCACCAAGACTGAGAGGAGCGGGGGAAACCTATCTTTGTGTGGGGGGAATGGggggctcccctccccttcccagcaCCCGTCAACCCCCTTCAGCCCAGGAGTCTGTCTCTGCTGGGTGTGTGCTGCCATCTTGTGGCCACTGCTGCAATGTACCCAGTGGACCAGGCGGTGTCTTTGCCATCATCTGGGCAAAGGCTTCCTGAGGGCTTACTCCCTAGTGCACCTCCTGCCACCGTCATCGGTCATCAGGGTGCAGAGATGAATGAGGtcctggccctgccctccagACCTCGCCGCCTAGAGGAGGAGACAAAATCAACACAGTGCAAAACCCTTCCCACTCTTGGGCCGCTCATGTGAACCATCctgtttcctttctgatttgaGTCACACGCAGTGCCTGGTAGGAAGCTGAATTACAGCTTTTAAGGCCTCACCCAGGTAGcgttcctcctcctctctggaaCATTCTATGGCTCCCTTTGCCTGCAGAATAAAGGCCCAGACCTGCCTCCCTCAGATCCCACAGTGGACCCCAACATCAGCCCCATCTCATGATGcctagccccccacccccccaccccgccgtgTCGGCAGGCCTCCATGCCTCTGTAGATGCAGTGTCCCTGACCTTGTGCTGATGGCACTAATACCCATCCCCCAAGTGTCTGCCCCGGTatgaggggtgggggggcggggcctGGTGGTGACTGGGGTACCTTCAAGCCCTTCACTCAGGCAGTGGGAGACCTAGGGTTATAAGGTTAAGCCGGATGATGGATGAGTTTTAATTTGGGGAGtgtgagtgggggtggagggtgtggaaGTCTGGGATCCTGTCCTGGCCTCGAGGGGGTGGGTGGGTCAGGCTGCCTGCCCCCAGCCTGCTCTTTGCCCTTGACCGCAGGCATCTCCCTGATCATGTGGAACGCTCTCTACACGGCC
Coding sequences within:
- the TP53I11 gene encoding tumor protein p53-inducible protein 11 codes for the protein MAAKQPPPLMKKHSQTDLVSRLKTRKILGVGGEDDDGEVHRSKISQVLGNEIKFAVREPLGLRVWQFASAVLFSGIAIMALAFPDQLYDAVFDGAQVTSKTPIRLYGGALLSISLIMWNALYTAEKVIIRWTLLTEACYFGVQFLVVTATLAETGLMSLGILLLLASRLLFVAISVYYYYQVGRKPKKV